One Methanocellales archaeon DNA segment encodes these proteins:
- a CDS encoding M48 family metallopeptidase, translated as MEKQMLLEDHIRKNKRDTVLICMFMVLLLFSVIFAIGLALGSPPYFTIAIALPIALFYIMITYSFSVQTVISAAGARPANPQVREEKLLIYKAEEMAIAAGLPPPKVYVQDSKDINAFATGKKPEESIICATTGAIRQLNNEELEGVIGHEMSHIKNRDILVMTVTVAVVGTIAILAEIALRSLFWSGGGRGSKKGSGGIVLIIAAVIFIVLAPLFSRLTYLAISRRREYLADADGAYLTRNPEGLAAALEKIKNDLPDDPKGSKTVAPLYIANPFKRALRNSIWSTHPPLDERIRRLRSM; from the coding sequence ATGGAAAAACAAATGCTGTTAGAGGACCACATAAGGAAAAACAAGCGGGACACTGTACTTATCTGTATGTTCATGGTCCTTCTTCTTTTTAGCGTGATATTTGCCATAGGTTTGGCACTAGGCTCCCCTCCTTATTTTACCATAGCAATCGCTTTACCCATAGCCTTGTTTTACATTATGATCACCTATTCTTTTTCCGTTCAGACTGTCATTTCTGCTGCCGGTGCTAGACCCGCAAATCCACAAGTTCGTGAAGAGAAACTGCTGATTTATAAAGCTGAAGAAATGGCTATCGCTGCGGGTTTGCCGCCGCCTAAGGTTTATGTTCAGGATTCAAAGGACATCAATGCCTTTGCGACAGGTAAGAAGCCGGAAGAATCCATTATCTGTGCTACTACCGGTGCTATTCGGCAATTGAACAATGAGGAGCTTGAAGGCGTTATTGGTCATGAGATGAGCCATATAAAGAATCGGGATATTCTTGTGATGACTGTTACCGTGGCAGTGGTTGGAACCATTGCTATTCTCGCCGAAATAGCCTTGAGGTCTCTATTCTGGAGCGGTGGTGGACGAGGAAGCAAAAAAGGCAGCGGTGGAATAGTCCTCATTATAGCCGCTGTTATTTTCATTGTTTTAGCGCCGCTGTTCTCGAGGCTCACTTATCTTGCCATTTCGCGGAGAAGAGAATACCTTGCTGATGCAGATGGGGCATATCTTACCCGTAATCCCGAGGGTCTTGCGGCGGCTTTGGAGAAAATAAAGAATGATTTGCCTGATGATCCAAAAGGCTCTAAAACGGTTGCTCCGCTTTACATTGCAAATCCATTTAAGAGGGCTTTACGTAACTCAATTTGGTCAACCCATCCACCCTTGGATGAAAGAATAAGAAGATTAAGATCGATGTAA
- a CDS encoding Hsp20/alpha crystallin family protein yields MVLRKDKEKDKEDKLAVRPKEKEGEITSVRPFDLWTEMDRMFDDFRSGFYDLFVPLGFGSRRAISALSETRMPLTDVADLGDRFELRAEMPGMPKENINIEVTPTGIEISAKHEEGKEDKGKNWLRRERSSMSFFRSLELPEEIKSEDVEAEMTDGVLKVMLPKLEPKPEIKTKKVEIK; encoded by the coding sequence ATGGTTCTAAGAAAAGATAAAGAAAAAGATAAAGAAGACAAATTGGCCGTGAGGCCAAAAGAAAAAGAGGGAGAGATTACTTCAGTGAGGCCCTTTGACCTCTGGACCGAGATGGACAGAATGTTCGACGATTTCAGATCAGGCTTTTATGATCTCTTTGTGCCATTGGGTTTTGGTAGCCGGAGAGCTATCAGTGCCCTTTCAGAGACCAGAATGCCACTAACGGATGTCGCTGACCTGGGGGACAGATTCGAATTGCGCGCGGAAATGCCTGGAATGCCCAAGGAGAATATCAACATAGAGGTGACCCCAACTGGAATAGAGATATCAGCAAAGCATGAGGAAGGCAAAGAAGATAAAGGGAAGAACTGGCTAAGACGCGAACGCAGCAGCATGAGCTTCTTCCGTAGCCTTGAATTGCCTGAGGAAATCAAATCAGAGGATGTTGAAGCGGAGATGACCGATGGTGTGCTGAAAGTGATGCTGCCCAAGCTTGAGCCGAAGCCAGAGATCAAGACCAAGAAGGTTGAGATTAAGTAG